Proteins encoded in a region of the Tepidisphaeraceae bacterium genome:
- a CDS encoding ATP-binding cassette domain-containing protein, translating into MTDANVLANDPHQHHYRIEGPRNSQLWSSRYALFLQDVTAVFDGFKALDITDLGVGHNELRVVVGPNGAGKTTMCDVISGLTKPATGKVYFAGEDISALSDTQRAQRGIGRKFQIPNVFDSLTVWENMLLALPNPTRRVGTPDWFANRRSRANGVAAIAAIRLSTMLLNMGGRPTSDNADKIHAILKRVRLADHLHTPSRSLSHGQRQWLAISKLIIAEPKLLLVDEPAAGLTDQETELTAELLLELKGSHTIICIEHDMDFVRRLNSRVTVLDNGRVLAEGSLDEVSNNEDVIEAYLGR; encoded by the coding sequence ATGACCGACGCAAACGTGCTGGCAAACGACCCGCACCAGCATCACTATCGCATTGAAGGCCCGCGCAACAGCCAGTTGTGGTCCAGCCGATACGCTCTGTTCCTGCAGGACGTGACGGCCGTCTTCGACGGCTTCAAGGCGCTGGACATCACCGACCTTGGCGTCGGCCATAACGAGCTGCGCGTCGTCGTCGGCCCCAACGGCGCCGGTAAAACGACCATGTGCGACGTCATCAGCGGCCTGACCAAGCCCGCCACCGGCAAGGTCTACTTCGCCGGGGAGGACATCTCGGCGCTCAGCGACACGCAGCGGGCCCAGCGCGGCATCGGGCGGAAGTTTCAGATTCCCAACGTGTTCGATTCGCTGACGGTCTGGGAGAACATGCTGCTGGCGCTGCCGAACCCCACGCGCCGGGTCGGCACGCCCGACTGGTTCGCCAACCGCCGCAGCCGTGCCAACGGCGTGGCCGCCATTGCGGCGATCCGGCTCAGCACCATGCTGCTGAACATGGGTGGCCGCCCCACGAGCGACAACGCCGATAAGATCCACGCCATCCTGAAGCGCGTGCGCCTGGCCGACCACCTGCATACGCCATCGCGCAGCCTAAGCCACGGCCAGCGCCAATGGCTGGCCATCAGCAAACTGATCATCGCCGAGCCCAAGCTCTTGCTCGTCGACGAACCCGCCGCGGGTTTGACCGATCAGGAGACCGAACTGACGGCCGAGTTGCTGCTGGAGCTAAAGGGCAGCCACACGATCATCTGCATCGAGCACGACATGGACTTCGTCCGCCGGCTGAACTCGCGCGTGACCGTCCTGGACAACGGCAGGGTGCTGGCGGAGGGTTCGCTGGATGAGGTGTCGAATAATGAGGATGTGATCGAGGCGTATTTGGGGAGATAG
- the urtA gene encoding urea ABC transporter substrate-binding protein: MMKSLLTKATRSLALAVATCGIAFASSAMAQETVKIGVLHSLSGTMAISETSLKDVVLMAAEEINAKGGVLGKQIEPVVVDPASDWPLFNEKAKELITQHKVAATFGCWTSVSRKSCLPTFEEYNALLFYPVQYEGEEQSLNVFYTAASPNQQLVPAADYAIKELGAKKFYLLGTDYVFPRTANKVLKAFLIKSGVPESNIMEEYTAFHHQDYQTIVSKIKEFSAGGGAVVLSTINGDSNVPFYTEFANQGLTADDCPIIAFSVAEDELRAMDTSKLVGHLAAWNYFQSIDTPENKKFVQAFKDFCKRNNLPGGDSRVTDDPIEAAYYGVKVWAAAAEKAGSFDVDAVRKAVYGMEFDAPGGKKKMHESNQHTYKPVYIGEIQADGQFKIVWNSDGLVEPDSYSKLLHTPEQLAAMEPSGGPKK; the protein is encoded by the coding sequence ATGATGAAGAGTTTGCTGACCAAGGCCACGCGCAGCCTCGCGCTGGCGGTCGCCACGTGCGGTATCGCGTTCGCCTCGAGCGCGATGGCGCAGGAGACGGTGAAGATCGGCGTGCTGCACTCGCTGAGCGGCACGATGGCGATCAGCGAGACGTCGCTGAAGGACGTGGTGCTGATGGCCGCCGAGGAGATCAACGCCAAGGGCGGCGTGCTCGGGAAGCAGATCGAGCCGGTGGTCGTCGACCCTGCCAGCGATTGGCCGCTGTTCAACGAGAAGGCCAAGGAACTGATCACGCAGCACAAGGTCGCCGCCACGTTTGGCTGCTGGACCTCGGTCAGCCGCAAGAGCTGCCTGCCGACGTTCGAGGAGTACAACGCGCTGCTGTTCTACCCCGTGCAGTACGAGGGTGAGGAACAGTCGCTGAACGTCTTCTACACCGCCGCCAGCCCCAATCAGCAGCTCGTGCCGGCGGCCGACTACGCGATCAAGGAACTGGGCGCCAAGAAGTTCTACCTGCTGGGCACCGACTACGTCTTCCCCCGCACCGCCAACAAGGTGCTGAAGGCGTTCCTGATCAAGAGCGGCGTGCCCGAGTCGAACATCATGGAAGAGTACACCGCCTTCCATCATCAGGATTACCAGACGATCGTCAGCAAAATTAAGGAGTTCAGCGCCGGTGGGGGCGCGGTCGTGCTGTCGACGATCAACGGCGACTCGAACGTGCCGTTCTACACCGAGTTTGCCAACCAGGGCCTGACGGCCGACGACTGCCCGATCATCGCCTTCTCGGTCGCCGAGGACGAGCTGCGCGCGATGGATACGAGCAAGCTGGTGGGCCACTTGGCCGCCTGGAACTACTTCCAGAGCATCGACACGCCCGAGAACAAGAAGTTCGTGCAGGCGTTCAAGGACTTCTGCAAGCGGAACAACCTGCCCGGTGGCGACAGCCGCGTGACGGATGATCCGATCGAAGCCGCGTACTACGGCGTGAAGGTCTGGGCCGCCGCCGCCGAGAAGGCCGGCTCGTTCGACGTCGACGCGGTGCGCAAAGCCGTGTACGGCATGGAGTTCGATGCGCCGGGTGGCAAGAAGAAAATGCACGAGTCGAACCAGCACACCTACAAGCCGGTGTACATCGGTGAGATTCAGGCCGACGGTCAGTTCAAGATCGTCTGGAACAGCGACGGCCTGGTCGAGCCCGACAGCTACAGCAAGCTGCTGCACACACCCGAACAACTGGCCGCGATGGAGCCCTCGGGCGGCCCGAAGAAGTAA
- a CDS encoding carbohydrate-binding protein — protein MRAHKHQHRNNSASARLAKCIEQLEARTLLSASDLDTTFGAGGFAPTLANAQFNATVVQTDGKIIAVGNTTTGDRDMIVARYNVNGTLDTTFSGDGLAYVDLRDDDYATAVALTPQGKIVVGGFTTSTFDVGTDFAIVRLNANGTLDTSFSDDGKRTWHVGTINDHVADIALQADGKVLLVGSVTPSVTIRQTDPDYGTVVGRLTVSGATDTTFAGGTGYYRTTAADGLPGRAIGILPTGKIVVGSGSGGSGFNVFALNSNGTRATDVFTQSSYLFADGKGGSLNDLVVLPNGDVALSGDATRSNESFDRVTNLGLMLLDPTGDLKASRMVETSYNTGTGWRATGAAIAYANGRLTVTGSSGYSSSYVSRYLATDLSPDTTFAPENSGTPYGASLRFYYHPFETAYTFGIANDPSGHIVVAGGAVDFRNNMSFPGTILYRLDGDPVDDSGTPVTLQAESAWLTGGTVAASQHGGYNGTGYADFAGGGSGAAFTVNRNAGGMTQLAIRYANGGMTNRPMNISINGRNVTLQFAPTGGWNNWATVTTDSYLLAGGNDIRIVATTGDGGPNVDQMTVTPLVPTARIEAESASPFGGTIVTSEHAGYTGSGYADFGNRESGVNFTVNVPTDGPHVLDFRYSHGGADDRTTDVIVNGVNIGEYFFPNTPSWSEWSNVQIGVRLSSGVNTIRLVVRRFDGPNLDSLTVRSGFLQMPAANPPVDAALQQLRSGTTIGKEHAGFTGIGYADFGGKDSIAELFVRRDTLGPVALEFRYANGSGADRPVDLYSEGYRVSTIAFPSTGSWTNWRTVTVHLPQWPTLGYDSVVLRALDAGGPNLDSLLVTGVTTYQAENATRNDVAVDTKHPGYTGAGYADFGGTGAYVQMQIEGEFAGPTTVQLRYANGDTASRPLSVSVNNVVAYTNVAMPSTGSWNNWNVVTLTLDLKAGSNLLRLTSTTDAGVNLDSVIVG, from the coding sequence ATGCGCGCTCACAAACATCAACATCGTAATAATTCGGCGTCCGCTCGGCTTGCCAAGTGCATCGAGCAACTGGAGGCCCGCACGCTTCTGTCGGCGTCCGACCTCGACACGACGTTCGGGGCCGGTGGGTTCGCCCCGACGCTGGCCAACGCCCAGTTCAACGCGACGGTCGTCCAGACGGATGGCAAGATCATCGCCGTCGGGAACACGACCACCGGCGACCGCGACATGATCGTCGCGCGCTACAACGTCAACGGCACGCTCGACACCACCTTCAGCGGCGACGGCTTGGCGTACGTGGATTTGCGCGACGACGACTACGCGACCGCCGTCGCGCTCACGCCACAGGGCAAGATCGTGGTCGGCGGATTCACGACCTCGACGTTCGACGTCGGCACCGACTTCGCCATCGTTCGACTGAACGCCAACGGCACGCTCGACACATCGTTCAGCGACGACGGCAAGCGCACGTGGCACGTCGGCACGATCAACGATCACGTTGCCGACATCGCGCTGCAGGCCGATGGGAAGGTGCTGCTCGTGGGCAGCGTGACGCCTAGCGTTACCATTAGGCAAACCGACCCTGACTACGGAACCGTCGTGGGCCGGCTGACCGTTTCCGGCGCGACCGATACCACGTTCGCCGGAGGCACCGGGTATTACCGCACGACGGCCGCCGACGGGCTCCCCGGACGCGCGATCGGCATACTGCCGACGGGCAAGATCGTCGTCGGCAGCGGCAGCGGCGGCTCGGGGTTCAACGTCTTTGCGTTGAACAGCAACGGCACCCGCGCCACGGATGTCTTCACGCAAAGCTCCTACCTCTTTGCGGACGGGAAGGGCGGCTCGCTGAATGATCTGGTCGTGCTGCCAAATGGCGACGTGGCGCTCTCGGGCGATGCCACGCGATCCAACGAATCTTTTGACCGTGTGACGAACCTCGGTCTTATGCTGCTCGATCCCACTGGCGACTTGAAGGCCAGCCGGATGGTGGAGACCAGTTACAACACTGGCACGGGGTGGAGGGCTACCGGCGCAGCGATTGCCTATGCTAATGGACGGCTGACGGTCACGGGATCGTCCGGTTACTCGTCGTCGTATGTCTCGCGTTACCTTGCTACGGATCTGTCGCCGGACACGACGTTCGCGCCCGAGAATAGCGGAACACCGTACGGCGCGTCGCTGCGATTCTATTATCATCCGTTCGAGACCGCATATACTTTTGGCATCGCTAACGACCCCTCGGGCCACATCGTCGTCGCAGGTGGCGCGGTTGACTTTCGGAACAACATGTCCTTCCCGGGGACGATCCTGTACCGCCTTGATGGCGACCCGGTTGACGACAGCGGGACACCGGTGACGTTGCAGGCCGAGTCGGCATGGTTGACCGGCGGCACCGTCGCCGCCAGTCAGCATGGGGGTTACAACGGCACCGGCTACGCCGACTTTGCCGGCGGTGGGTCGGGCGCCGCGTTCACCGTCAACCGCAACGCGGGTGGCATGACCCAACTGGCCATCCGCTATGCCAACGGTGGCATGACCAACCGCCCGATGAACATCTCCATCAACGGCCGGAACGTCACGCTTCAGTTCGCGCCGACCGGTGGCTGGAACAACTGGGCAACCGTCACCACCGATTCGTACCTGCTGGCCGGTGGCAACGACATCCGGATCGTCGCCACCACCGGGGACGGTGGCCCCAACGTTGACCAGATGACGGTCACCCCCCTCGTCCCCACGGCCAGAATTGAGGCCGAATCGGCGTCACCCTTCGGTGGGACCATCGTCACAAGTGAACACGCCGGCTACACTGGCAGTGGGTACGCCGACTTTGGCAATCGCGAGTCGGGCGTGAACTTTACCGTAAATGTCCCGACCGATGGGCCGCACGTCCTCGACTTCCGCTACTCCCATGGCGGTGCGGACGACCGAACGACGGACGTCATCGTCAACGGCGTCAACATTGGGGAGTACTTCTTCCCGAACACCCCGTCTTGGTCGGAATGGAGCAACGTCCAGATCGGCGTCAGACTGTCCAGCGGTGTCAACACGATCCGCCTTGTCGTCCGCCGGTTCGATGGACCTAACCTCGATTCGCTCACCGTCCGCAGCGGGTTCCTCCAGATGCCGGCGGCCAACCCACCCGTTGATGCGGCGCTGCAACAGCTTCGGTCCGGCACCACGATCGGCAAGGAACACGCCGGCTTCACCGGCATTGGTTACGCTGACTTCGGGGGAAAGGACTCAATCGCGGAGTTGTTCGTCAGGCGCGACACGCTCGGGCCGGTTGCCCTTGAGTTCCGGTACGCCAACGGTAGCGGCGCCGACCGGCCGGTCGACCTCTACAGCGAAGGCTACCGCGTCAGCACGATCGCGTTCCCATCCACCGGTTCGTGGACCAACTGGCGGACGGTCACCGTGCACCTACCCCAGTGGCCCACCCTCGGCTACGACTCGGTGGTACTGCGGGCGCTCGACGCCGGTGGCCCCAACCTCGACTCGCTCCTGGTTACGGGCGTTACCACCTACCAGGCCGAGAACGCCACCCGCAACGACGTCGCCGTCGATACGAAGCACCCCGGCTACACCGGCGCCGGCTACGCCGATTTCGGTGGCACCGGAGCGTACGTCCAGATGCAGATCGAGGGCGAGTTCGCCGGGCCCACGACCGTACAACTGCGCTACGCCAATGGTGACACGGCCAGCCGGCCGTTGAGCGTGTCGGTGAACAACGTCGTCGCGTACACCAACGTCGCGATGCCCAGCACCGGCTCGTGGAATAACTGGAACGTGGTCACGCTCACGCTGGACCTCAAGGCCGGCAGCAACCTGCTCCGCCTGACCAGCACGACCGACGCGGGTGTCAACTTGGACTCTGTCATCGTCGGATGA
- the urtC gene encoding urea ABC transporter permease subunit UrtC, protein MRLDSFDPRRWSTIIAVTIALISGATARPSLAQGAPATQPVAAAGDVSVEDQIRARLPALSERESGLAALKELEAMRDARVLRVFQRIQDRTLYQWDGQFVYLPGFRDEPSQGQVADVYDLFTETDEAGAPLGVPLATVPKADVKDFAPPRPVRTQVLNALRVLGLKVDDAAVRRVAARELGNRRQADALPELRQIAESDPDAKVRHTASESVNLIVAASTDPAVTSEQKLAAVAALGELESIRALDLLKDQSNQPNLAPADAAVYRTAIEKIEWHLSVTNWIKNIFFGLSAGSIYVLLALGLAITFGLMGVINMAHGEMLMIGAVSTWACHEFLIVGQVLPPEWFNWYYVIAFPVSFLTAATVGLLIEVSIVRWLYKRPLDSLLATIGVSYVLIQAVRNQFSDNLGMRKPTWAGRSLEVMQDVNFAYNRLFLIALTVFCLLSVVAVFRYTRLGLMIRATVQNREMAQALGVNTRLVDMVTFAFGAGLAGLAGYGIVLTSNPSPEIGQTFVVKSFLTVVVGGVGKLAGVIFSGLGLGFTEKLLEPIVLIEQPLRIFDATWAQVAALVAVIFFMQRRPAGLFPDKGRAADQADRTSMPFLTSTTRKGDYMLGGALVFLGLVLVPFLYGTGLMSLEYVNKLGYVLAFAICAIGLDLIWGYIGILSLMQFLFFALGGYCMGLYLINYGPKAPDGIPMALSYVMSDVSGRKAPWFLSMFESFPLTLVLGLVLPGSLALLIGLSTFRSRVRGVYFSILTQAITVAFWLIFQKNDLKLGGTNGLTNFTHILGFPIQADAAAGKFMQTRFWLYIVSFVTLIIVLMLAKWLVNSGFGRVLVAIRDDETRLRFVGYQTWAYKAAAFTLAAMFAAVGGMLYVPQKGIINPHMIAAIASIQVVAWVAVGGRGSLWGAVIGAIFVSLVYEYMTSVAPQYWYFVLGGLFILVPLLLPGGIMSIPKVISGFLSERRGRATDPLPLPLAAEPKIADGRSA, encoded by the coding sequence GTGCGGCTGGACTCTTTCGATCCCCGGCGGTGGAGCACAATAATAGCAGTCACAATCGCGCTCATTAGCGGCGCGACGGCCCGACCCTCGCTCGCGCAGGGCGCGCCGGCGACGCAACCGGTGGCCGCTGCAGGAGATGTGTCGGTCGAAGATCAGATCCGGGCGCGTCTTCCCGCGCTTAGCGAACGTGAGAGCGGCTTAGCCGCGCTGAAGGAACTGGAGGCGATGCGGGACGCGCGGGTGTTGCGGGTCTTCCAGCGCATTCAGGATCGCACGCTGTACCAGTGGGATGGGCAATTCGTTTATCTGCCAGGGTTTAGGGATGAGCCGAGTCAGGGGCAGGTCGCCGATGTCTATGACCTGTTCACCGAGACCGACGAGGCCGGCGCGCCGCTCGGCGTGCCACTGGCGACCGTGCCGAAGGCGGACGTGAAGGACTTCGCTCCACCGCGGCCGGTGCGGACGCAGGTGCTTAATGCGTTGCGGGTGCTTGGGTTAAAGGTGGACGACGCCGCGGTGCGCCGCGTGGCCGCAAGGGAACTTGGCAACCGCCGTCAGGCCGACGCGCTGCCCGAACTTCGGCAGATCGCCGAGTCTGATCCGGATGCCAAGGTCCGTCACACCGCCAGTGAAAGCGTCAATTTGATTGTCGCCGCAAGTACTGATCCCGCGGTCACTTCCGAGCAGAAGCTAGCCGCCGTTGCGGCGCTGGGGGAACTGGAAAGCATCCGCGCGTTGGATCTACTGAAGGACCAGTCCAACCAACCCAACCTCGCCCCTGCCGACGCTGCGGTCTACCGGACGGCCATCGAGAAGATCGAGTGGCACCTCTCGGTCACCAACTGGATCAAAAACATCTTCTTCGGCCTGAGCGCCGGGTCGATTTATGTGCTGCTGGCGCTTGGGCTTGCGATCACGTTCGGGCTGATGGGCGTCATCAACATGGCCCACGGCGAGATGTTGATGATCGGGGCGGTCTCCACGTGGGCGTGCCACGAGTTCCTCATCGTCGGGCAGGTGCTGCCACCGGAATGGTTCAACTGGTACTACGTGATCGCGTTCCCGGTCTCGTTCCTGACCGCTGCGACCGTGGGGCTGTTGATCGAGGTGTCGATCGTCCGCTGGCTGTACAAGCGGCCGCTCGATTCGCTATTAGCGACGATTGGCGTCAGTTATGTCCTAATTCAGGCCGTTCGCAACCAATTCAGCGATAATCTCGGCATGCGCAAGCCCACCTGGGCGGGGCGCAGCCTGGAGGTCATGCAGGACGTAAATTTCGCGTACAATCGCCTATTCCTGATCGCTCTAACCGTATTTTGCCTGCTCAGCGTCGTCGCAGTTTTCCGCTACACGCGCCTCGGTCTGATGATCCGCGCCACGGTCCAAAACCGCGAGATGGCGCAGGCCTTGGGCGTCAACACGCGCCTCGTCGACATGGTCACCTTCGCCTTCGGCGCGGGGCTCGCGGGTTTGGCCGGTTACGGAATCGTGCTCACCAGCAATCCGTCGCCGGAGATCGGGCAGACCTTCGTCGTGAAGTCGTTCCTCACCGTCGTGGTCGGCGGCGTCGGGAAGCTGGCGGGGGTGATCTTCTCCGGCTTAGGTCTGGGCTTCACCGAAAAGTTGCTCGAACCGATCGTCCTCATCGAACAACCCCTTCGCATCTTCGATGCCACCTGGGCGCAGGTCGCGGCGCTGGTGGCGGTCATCTTCTTCATGCAGCGCCGGCCGGCGGGTTTGTTTCCCGATAAGGGCCGCGCCGCCGATCAGGCCGATCGCACGTCGATGCCGTTCCTTACCAGCACCACCCGCAAGGGCGACTACATGCTCGGCGGGGCGCTGGTGTTCCTCGGGCTGGTGCTCGTGCCGTTCCTGTACGGCACAGGATTGATGAGCCTCGAGTACGTCAACAAGCTCGGCTACGTGCTGGCGTTTGCGATCTGCGCGATCGGCTTGGACCTTATCTGGGGCTACATCGGCATCCTCAGTCTCATGCAGTTCCTCTTCTTCGCGCTCGGCGGATACTGCATGGGGTTGTATCTCATCAACTACGGCCCGAAGGCGCCCGATGGCATTCCCATGGCGCTGTCTTACGTCATGTCCGACGTCAGTGGCCGCAAGGCGCCGTGGTTCCTCTCGATGTTCGAATCGTTCCCGCTCACGCTCGTGCTGGGGCTCGTGCTGCCGGGATCGCTGGCACTGTTGATTGGCCTCAGCACGTTCCGCAGCCGGGTGCGCGGCGTGTACTTCTCCATCCTCACTCAGGCGATCACCGTCGCGTTCTGGCTCATCTTCCAGAAGAACGACCTGAAACTCGGCGGCACCAACGGGCTGACCAACTTCACCCACATTCTCGGCTTCCCCATTCAGGCCGACGCCGCCGCGGGCAAGTTCATGCAGACGCGGTTCTGGCTGTACATCGTGTCGTTCGTCACGCTGATAATCGTGCTGATGCTCGCCAAGTGGCTGGTCAACTCCGGCTTCGGCCGCGTGCTGGTGGCCATTCGCGATGACGAGACGCGCCTGCGGTTCGTCGGCTACCAAACCTGGGCCTACAAGGCGGCCGCCTTCACGCTGGCGGCGATGTTCGCGGCGGTGGGGGGCATGCTGTACGTGCCGCAGAAGGGCATCATCAACCCGCACATGATCGCCGCCATCGCATCCATTCAGGTGGTCGCCTGGGTGGCGGTGGGCGGGCGCGGGTCGCTGTGGGGTGCGGTGATCGGCGCGATCTTCGTCAGCCTCGTTTACGAATACATGACCAGCGTCGCGCCGCAGTATTGGTACTTCGTGCTCGGCGGGCTCTTCATCCTGGTGCCGCTGCTGCTGCCGGGGGGCATCATGAGCATTCCGAAGGTCATCAGCGGCTTCTTGAGCGAGCGCCGCGGCCGCGCGACCGACCCGCTGCCCCTGCCGCTTGCGGCCGAACCAAAGATCGCAGATGGGAGGTCGGCATGA
- a CDS encoding VOC family protein yields the protein MAAAASISHMQLSVEHVAWQVDDPVAVAQWYVRHLGFRVVRRNDNDPARTHFLADAGGRCVVEIYRNPAASVPNYRAMHHLHLHLALAVTDPRATRDALLAAGCTVDDDLRTTPAGDQLCMLRDPFGFAVQLCRRARPLI from the coding sequence ATGGCCGCAGCGGCGAGCATCAGCCACATGCAGCTTTCCGTTGAACACGTCGCGTGGCAGGTGGACGATCCCGTCGCGGTCGCGCAGTGGTACGTGAGGCACCTGGGCTTCCGGGTCGTCCGCCGGAACGACAACGACCCCGCCCGCACGCACTTCCTGGCCGACGCCGGCGGGCGGTGCGTCGTCGAGATCTACCGCAACCCCGCGGCCAGCGTGCCCAACTACCGCGCGATGCACCACCTGCACCTGCACCTGGCCCTGGCCGTGACCGACCCACGGGCCACGCGCGACGCGCTGCTGGCGGCCGGCTGCACGGTCGACGACGACCTCCGCACCACGCCCGCCGGCGACCAGCTCTGCATGCTGCGCGACCCGTTCGGCTTCGCCGTCCAGCTGTGCAGGCGCGCCCGCCCGCTGATCTGA
- a CDS encoding Gfo/Idh/MocA family oxidoreductase yields the protein MNDVRIGIIGFGNMGQAHAGYMATVKGAKIGAIGDVDDAKRKSAAEKYGVPTFAHHRELLASGTCDAVIVATPHYDHVPVARDAFEHKLHVMIEKPVAVSVTAAREINEAAARHPNLRFGIMYNQRTNPLYRKMRDLIAEGELGEVTRVTWIVTNWFRTWTYYGSGGWRATWAGEGGGVLINQCPHNLDLLQWITGLMPNRVTAVGFVGKTHPIEVEDEMSAILEYPNGAIGHFVTSTGEAPGTNRLEICGDRGKMISEDGKLTFFRTRASVSETNKTSSNGFTSPETWKFDIPIHHNSEMEHKIVTQRFVDVIRQGRPNSDLFAEGTEGVRGLEIGNAMMMSGLNRQPITLPMDGAAYDAFLIENATKYGGRKTLTARPAAGAAVDMNASFGR from the coding sequence ATGAACGACGTACGTATCGGCATCATCGGTTTCGGCAACATGGGACAGGCGCACGCGGGCTATATGGCCACGGTGAAGGGCGCCAAGATCGGCGCGATCGGCGACGTGGACGACGCCAAGCGCAAGTCGGCGGCCGAGAAATACGGCGTGCCGACGTTCGCCCACCATCGCGAACTGCTCGCCTCGGGCACGTGTGACGCGGTCATCGTCGCCACGCCCCACTACGACCACGTGCCGGTCGCTCGCGACGCGTTCGAGCACAAGCTGCACGTGATGATCGAGAAGCCCGTCGCCGTCTCGGTGACGGCCGCCCGCGAGATCAACGAGGCCGCCGCCCGCCACCCTAATCTGCGGTTCGGCATCATGTACAACCAGCGCACCAACCCCCTGTACCGCAAGATGCGCGACCTGATCGCCGAGGGCGAGCTGGGCGAGGTGACGCGCGTCACCTGGATCGTCACCAACTGGTTCCGCACCTGGACCTACTACGGTTCCGGCGGCTGGCGCGCCACCTGGGCCGGGGAAGGTGGCGGCGTGCTGATCAACCAGTGCCCCCACAACCTCGACTTGCTCCAGTGGATCACCGGCCTGATGCCCAACCGCGTGACGGCCGTCGGCTTCGTCGGCAAGACCCACCCGATCGAGGTCGAGGACGAGATGAGCGCCATCCTGGAATACCCCAACGGCGCCATCGGGCACTTCGTCACCTCCACCGGCGAGGCCCCCGGCACCAACCGCCTGGAGATCTGCGGCGACCGTGGCAAGATGATCTCCGAGGACGGGAAGCTGACCTTCTTCCGCACCCGCGCCAGCGTCTCCGAGACCAACAAGACCTCGTCCAACGGGTTCACCAGCCCCGAGACGTGGAAGTTCGACATCCCCATCCACCACAACAGCGAGATGGAGCACAAGATCGTCACCCAGCGGTTCGTCGACGTCATCCGCCAGGGCCGGCCCAACAGCGATTTGTTCGCCGAGGGCACCGAAGGCGTGCGCGGGCTGGAGATCGGCAACGCGATGATGATGAGCGGCCTGAATCGCCAGCCGATCACCCTGCCGATGGACGGCGCCGCCTACGACGCCTTCCTGATCGAGAACGCCACCAAGTACGGCGGCCGCAAGACCCTCACCGCCCGCCCCGCCGCAGGCGCCGCGGTCGACATGAACGCCAGCTTCGGACGGTAG
- a CDS encoding EAL domain-containing protein gives MQEIATTCSSPKQHEACKTACAPTANGCLRCEQVPGRAPGIGAVLLAAQDADASAVLEAVLATANFRATQLGALLVVTGSLRQLSEVAVVLRKQVSAYTQSCIRATYAPRGVHTDRDAVNALIFAEPLSKMLATWEHEWVRDALEEGWLYSVFHPIVDARTGKVVGQEALMRAREPVSGTNYGAGQIIGACEALNLQHQLDQRARRCAIYNASKFIARDEKLFINFMPNTIYDPEICLRTTMEAARKFRVDLSRIVFEVVETEQIPDMDRLLNILNYYRERGVATAVDDMGAGFSSVKYIEELHPDFVKLDRDLVVRAETDPAARARVCELVTASHDAGAQVIAEGIETASQMQLSIDCGADLLQGFLFAKPACPPAEINWPEHARRVA, from the coding sequence ATGCAAGAGATTGCCACCACCTGCTCGTCACCCAAACAACATGAAGCCTGCAAGACCGCCTGTGCCCCGACGGCCAACGGTTGCCTGCGCTGCGAACAGGTCCCAGGCCGAGCCCCCGGCATCGGTGCCGTGCTGCTGGCTGCGCAGGACGCCGATGCGTCGGCGGTGCTGGAAGCGGTGCTTGCCACCGCTAACTTTCGGGCCACCCAACTCGGGGCGCTGCTGGTGGTGACCGGTTCGCTTCGTCAGTTGTCGGAAGTGGCGGTCGTGCTGCGCAAGCAGGTGTCGGCGTACACGCAGTCCTGCATCCGCGCCACCTACGCGCCGCGCGGCGTTCACACCGACCGCGACGCCGTCAACGCCCTGATCTTCGCCGAACCGCTTTCGAAGATGCTGGCCACCTGGGAACACGAGTGGGTGCGCGACGCGCTGGAGGAGGGCTGGCTGTACAGCGTCTTCCATCCGATCGTCGACGCCCGCACGGGCAAGGTCGTTGGGCAGGAAGCCCTGATGCGCGCCCGCGAACCGGTCAGCGGCACGAACTACGGCGCCGGGCAGATCATCGGCGCATGCGAGGCGCTGAACCTGCAACACCAGCTCGACCAGCGGGCCCGCCGCTGCGCGATCTACAACGCCTCGAAGTTCATCGCCCGCGATGAGAAGCTGTTCATCAACTTCATGCCCAACACGATCTACGATCCCGAGATCTGCCTGCGCACCACGATGGAGGCCGCCCGCAAGTTCCGCGTTGACCTCTCTCGCATCGTGTTCGAAGTCGTGGAGACCGAGCAGATCCCCGACATGGATCGCCTGCTGAACATCCTGAACTATTACCGCGAGCGCGGCGTCGCGACGGCGGTGGACGACATGGGGGCGGGCTTCAGCAGCGTGAAGTACATTGAAGAGTTGCACCCCGACTTCGTGAAGCTCGACCGCGACCTGGTCGTGCGGGCCGAAACCGACCCCGCCGCCCGCGCGCGGGTATGCGAACTGGTGACCGCGTCGCACGACGCCGGCGCGCAGGTGATCGCCGAGGGCATCGAGACCGCCAGCCAGATGCAGCTGAGCATCGACTGCGGCGCCGATTTGCTGCAGGGGTTCCTGTTTGCCAAGCCCGCCTGCCCCCCGGCCGAGATCAACTGGCCGGAACACGCGCGCCGCGTGGCGTGA